The window GGTCAGTGCTGGTCCAGACCAGTATCGTGCCGGAGCGAGTACGGCGGTGTCACGCCGCCGAGCAGAGCTTCGGCGTCCAGGGTCGAAGCCCGGCTCCCCCGCTCCGCGAACCGCCGCGCGACCAGCGCGCCCGGGTCGTCGACGACGTCGGCGCGCCCGGAGAGGAATGCCCACTCGTGCTCGTCGGAACCGAAGTACAGCACGGTGCCGAACACCTCGCGGAACCGCCGCCACGACGCGAGCAGCGTCTCGTTGCGCCACAGGGTGGGGCAACCCGCCTGGCAGGTCACCACCCCGCCCGGCGCCAGCACCCGCACGCACCGGCCGAGGAAGTCCTTGCCGTACAAGCGGTTGTGCTGCGCGTCCGGATCGGTGTTCTCGTCCGGCAGGTCGATCACGACCACGTCGTAGGTGTCGCCCCGGGCTTCGGCCGCGGCCAGGAAGGCCCAGCCGTCCGCAAAGGACACCCGGATCGGCCCGCCACTCCGCTCGAGGTCCCCGGTCGTGTAGCCGTAGGGCAGGTGCTCGGCGCAGGCCCGCACCGCCTGCTCGTCGATGTCCACGTGGTCGACCAGCGTGGCACCCGCGGAAACCGCCAGCTCGGAGGCGACGCCCTCGCTCGACCCGATGATCAGCACCCGCCGCACCCGCTCGGCCAGCAGCAGCGCGGGCACCATCAGCGCCTCGTGGTAGACGAGCTGGCTCGCTTCGGTGCTCTGGCGTTCGCCGTCGCAGAACAGCGAAACCCCTTGCGCGGTCTTGCCGATCAGCACCTCCTGGTACGGCGTGCGCGCGCTGAACACGACGTCGTCGACCGCCCAGACGCGGGTGAGCCCGGCGCCGACCGGTTCGTGGATCGTGGGCACTAGCGTTCTCCCCGGTGCAGGACGGACAAGTGGACCGAAGCGGCGTCCAGCGACTTCGCCAGCAACCGCAGCGCGTGCTCGGGGTCGGCGCGCTCGCCGCAGGTGAACACGTCGGCGAACAGCGACCCGTGCTCCGGATAGGTGTGGACGGACGCGTGCGACTCGGCCAGCAGCGCGATCACCGTGGCCCCCTGCGGCGCGAACCGCTTCGCCACGACGTCGACGACCGTCGCGCCCGCCTCCGTGACCGCCGCCCGCAGCAGCTCGCCCAGCCGCGCGGCGTCGTCGAGCAGCGCCGGGTCGACGCCGTGCAGCTCGGCCAGCACGTGGCGCCCGGTGAACCGGCCGACCTCAGGCATCGCCCCACCTGCCGACGCAGTAGGTCCGCAGCGGCTCGATCCCGTTGAACCCGACCGACGCGTAGCTCGCGGTGTAGGCGCCGGTGCCCGGCAGGTCGAGCCGGTCGCCGGTCGTCAACGACTGCGGCAGCTCGTACGGCGTCCGCTGGTAGAGGACGTCGTCACCGTCGCAGGTCGGCCCGGCGAGCACCACCGGCCCGGCTGGGCTGTCGTGCGGGCGCACCGGCTCGAAGCGGTAGGCGATCGCCTCGTTCTCGGCCTCGGCGAGCCCGTTGTAGCGGCCGATGTCGAGGTAGACCCACCGCCGTTCGCCGCGGTGCGCGACCAGCACGACCTCGGTCCGCAGCAGGCCGGCGTCGGCGACGAGCACCCGGCCCGGCTCCAGCAGCAGCTCCGGCCGGTTCGCCGGGAAGTGCGTGTCCAGTGCGGAACCGATCTTCGCCGCGTACGCCGCCAGCGGCGGGACCGCGCCGCGGTGAGTGGTCGCGAAGCCGCCGCCGAGGTTGAGCCGCGTCATCGCGACGCCCTGCGCCTCGGCTTCGGCGAACAGCTTCGCCGCCGTGGCGATCCCGATCTCCCACGCGGCGACGTCCGGCTGCTGCGACCCGACGTGGAACGCGATACCGGGCCGCAATCCCACCGCGGCCGCCTGGAGGACCAGGTCCAGGGCCTCGGCCGGGTCGCAGCCGAACTTGCGGCCGAACGGCGTCACCGAGTCGGGTGCGTCGAGCACCACGCGGATCGACACGGCCGAGCCCGGCGCGAACCGGCCCAGGTGCTCGACGTCACCGGGCGCGTCCGACGTGAACTCCCGGACCCCGCGCTCGAAGGCGAAGGCGATGTCCCGCGGCTTCTTGATCGGGTTCCCGTAGGCGAGGTCCGCCGGATCGGCGCCGCGCGCGAGGCACAGCGCCAGTTCGGCGGGCCCGGCGACGTCGAAGCCGAGCCCGGCCGCCACCAGCGCATCGAGCACGGGTGGCGCCGGGTTGGCCTTGACCGCGTACCGGATCAGCGCGCCCGGGAACGCCGAGCGGACCTCGCGCGCCCGGGCCGCGACGGCGTCGGTGTCGACGACGAGGCACGGGGTCGGCGGGTCCCGTTCGTCGAGGAACCGGCGGAGGGAGTCGGCGCACACGGCGCCAGTGTCGCAAACGGCGTCAGGCGAACCGCCAGAGGTGGTCCGGCGTGCCGTTGTCCGACCACTGGGTCACCTGCGCGCCGTCGGCGGTGGACTGCTGGTCGACGGCCAGCACCTTGCCGCTGCGGACGTTGACGATCTTCGACCAGCCACCGCCGGCGTCGACGATCCGCCAGTTGTGGTCCGGGGTGCCGTTGTCCTGGAACTGCTGGACGTGGGCGCCGTCGTCGAG of the Amycolatopsis sp. NBC_01488 genome contains:
- a CDS encoding type III PLP-dependent enzyme, whose protein sequence is MCADSLRRFLDERDPPTPCLVVDTDAVAARAREVRSAFPGALIRYAVKANPAPPVLDALVAAGLGFDVAGPAELALCLARGADPADLAYGNPIKKPRDIAFAFERGVREFTSDAPGDVEHLGRFAPGSAVSIRVVLDAPDSVTPFGRKFGCDPAEALDLVLQAAAVGLRPGIAFHVGSQQPDVAAWEIGIATAAKLFAEAEAQGVAMTRLNLGGGFATTHRGAVPPLAAYAAKIGSALDTHFPANRPELLLEPGRVLVADAGLLRTEVVLVAHRGERRWVYLDIGRYNGLAEAENEAIAYRFEPVRPHDSPAGPVVLAGPTCDGDDVLYQRTPYELPQSLTTGDRLDLPGTGAYTASYASVGFNGIEPLRTYCVGRWGDA
- a CDS encoding spermidine synthase, producing MPTIHEPVGAGLTRVWAVDDVVFSARTPYQEVLIGKTAQGVSLFCDGERQSTEASQLVYHEALMVPALLLAERVRRVLIIGSSEGVASELAVSAGATLVDHVDIDEQAVRACAEHLPYGYTTGDLERSGGPIRVSFADGWAFLAAAEARGDTYDVVVIDLPDENTDPDAQHNRLYGKDFLGRCVRVLAPGGVVTCQAGCPTLWRNETLLASWRRFREVFGTVLYFGSDEHEWAFLSGRADVVDDPGALVARRFAERGSRASTLDAEALLGGVTPPYSLRHDTGLDQH
- the speD gene encoding adenosylmethionine decarboxylase, which produces MPEVGRFTGRHVLAELHGVDPALLDDAARLGELLRAAVTEAGATVVDVVAKRFAPQGATVIALLAESHASVHTYPEHGSLFADVFTCGERADPEHALRLLAKSLDAASVHLSVLHRGER